ATGCTTCTCTCTGGGGTTATTTATTGGAACCGGGGCAAAGAAGTCCTTTTTGGCGCAGTTCTTTGAAGATACTCGATTTTTATGGGGATGAGCATCGCATTTACTTCTGTTATCTCCATGTGGGGACGGAAATCGCTAGGGTAGAGGTTCCTGCTTGGGTGGTGGAGGAGCGCGAATTACTCGATCGCTCTTTGAGTATTTTACTGGCCCAGGTGTTAAAAGGTTATGGTTATCCGATCGCCTTAGCGGAAGCGCACAATTTAGCGGTGATTAAAGGTGGCGATCGCTTGCGTTTTTTTGCCCTTTTGGAACAACAGATGATTAAAGTCGGTTTACAGGATGTGGGAACATCTTATAAGGAAGCGAGAAAGCGCAGTAGTATCGCTTAATTGAGGAGACAGGGAGTGGGGAGTGGTTATGCTAAATCCAGTTATTGCGTGAGTGCCTCTCTTGATATGTAGCCCATACTCAACGGATGGCCGTATTACTTCCCACTTGATCACTCAATCCAAGTCTTTGGGGGGTTCTACCCCCCAAACCCCCCGTTGGGGGCGTGGCGCCGCCCCCAAACCCCCCGCGCATTAGTTTTTCGGTGGGATGCTTACACGCAGCTGCTAATACATCTGTCACAATTTAACAGTCACTCCACTTGCAGGAGTGCCTCTCCTGATATGTAGCTTATCTCAAGGGGTGACAGAAAGGTTAAAGAGCTTGCTTGATAAGGCTCATAGCCGTTAACCCTTTGGAGAAATAAGGGTTTTTCTGGGGTTTGAGGCGTATCAAAGAAAGGGCAAGTTCCGAAAAAATATCCATCGACTCAACCCAAAAAGTACCATAAGTCCCTATCCAAAAATCACTATGTCTTTCAGCAGAACGATTAGATTCTTTGAGGCGACAAATATAAACACGGTGGGGTAAAATATTGAGTTGTTGACCCCGTATTGTATTTAAAGAATAGGCGATAGCAATTAATAAAACAAGAGCTAAAAAACGCGGTTCGCTAACTTTAGTTTTCTCGATATTATAACCTCCCGTTTTACAATCTTTGAACATTGCTTCAATGCCAAAACGAGATTCATATAAATTTAAAGTCTCATCCAAAGAGTCAAGATTAGTAAGAAGATACCAAGGAGCTTCGGCTTGTTTACTACGGTAGCGTCTTTTCCAGCGAGTGGCCAAATTAAAAGGGCCAAGTTTATGAGCAGATGTATGATATGGCATAGAACGAGTTAGTTAGGACAGATGCCTGAAGGCTTTACTCACAGCATCCACAAGGTTTTCACTATCATTGATAATCTGACTAACATAGTTTTTCAATCTAGCCCAGAACTTTTCAATTTTGTTGAGGTCTGGAGAATAGGCGGGTAAAAATAGCACTTCACATCCCGCTTTAGCTAACAATTTTTTGATTCTCTCTTTGGGATGAAAACTGGCGTTATCAATGATGATAATTTGACCGGGTAGTAGTTCGGGTAATAGCAATTGTTCTATCCACTCACACACCAACTCTGTATTACAGTACCCCTCAA
This Microcystis wesenbergii NRERC-220 DNA region includes the following protein-coding sequences:
- a CDS encoding transposase, which produces MPYHTSAHKLGPFNLATRWKRRYRSKQAEAPWYLLTNLDSLDETLNLYESRFGIEAMFKDCKTGGYNIEKTKVSEPRFLALVLLIAIAYSLNTIRGQQLNILPHRVYICRLKESNRSAERHSDFWIGTYGTFWVESMDIFSELALSLIRLKPQKNPYFSKGLTAMSLIKQAL